A DNA window from Campylobacter anatolicus contains the following coding sequences:
- the nifJ gene encoding pyruvate:ferredoxin (flavodoxin) oxidoreductase, whose translation MNKIMKTMDGNEAAAYAAYAFTEVAGIYPITPSSPMADYTDMWAAQGKKNLFGMPVKVVEMQSEGGAAGTVHGSLQVGALTTTYTASQGLLLKIPNMYKISGQLLPGVIHVSARSLAAQALSIFGDHQDIYACRQTGWAMLASGSVQEVMDIAGVAHLAAIKGRVPFMHFFDGFRTSHEIQKIEVIDYSHFDRLLDKDAVQRFRNEALNPESPKTRGTAQNDDIYFQTRELSNRFYDAVPDIVAEYLAEISKITGRDYKPFNYYGHPEADRVVVAMGSVTQTLEEVIDHLNANGEKVGVIKVHLYRPFSLKYLFNVVPNSVKKIAVLDRTKEPGSLGEPLYLDIKAAFYGRENAPVIVGGRYGLSSKDVDPAQMIAVYENLKATKPKNGFTVGIIDDVTFTSLDVGKKISLSDEGVKECLFYGLGADGTVGANKNSIKIIGDKTDLYAQAYFAYDSKKSGGYTRSHLRFGKNPIRSTYLVSNPHFVACSVAAYLDIYDVVDGIREGGTFLLNSIWDADETVAKIPSRVKQILAAKKVNFYIINATKLAHDIGLKNRTNTIMQSAFFKLAEIIPFDEAQKYMKEYAHKAYAKKGEAIVEMNYKAIDVGANGLIKVSIDPAWVNLKFDTSQSVAYKGTDFVEKVVKPINAAKGDTLPVSAFLGYEDGHFEAGTTAYEKRGVGVMVPKWIEENCIQCNQCAFVCPHAVIRPFLINDDELNAAPQSIQDHVLDAKGKELKGLKYKIQVSPLDCTGCELCAQNCPSKEKSLVMVPLGEELNKNEQVNADYLFKQVTYKDDLMSKESVKGSSFAQPLFEFHGACPGCGETPYIGLVTRLFGDRMIVANATGCSSIYGGSAPSTPYTTNRDGHGVAWANSLFEDNAEFGMGMKVATETIRHRIEDIMLRTKDVAPNALSALYTDWLTHKTDGAKTAQIAKVLVPILEQNLDVDGVKEILSLKKYLVKKSHWIIGGDGWAYDIGFGGLDHVLASGENVNVLVLDTEVYSNTGGQSSKSSRAGSIAQFTASGKPMQKKDLGYIAMTYGNIFVAQINSNASQANTIKAIAAAEAYDGPSLVIAYSPCIAHGIKGGLTQSGDQAELATKCGYWPTYIYEPDLRLQGKNPLKITSKEPDWSLYKEFLLNEVRYSALVKSNPEHADELLIKNKQDAQRRYRQLKRLSIADFSDEIEAENSVEQLA comes from the coding sequence ATGAATAAAATAATGAAGACTATGGATGGTAACGAAGCAGCTGCATATGCAGCATATGCTTTTACAGAAGTTGCTGGAATTTATCCGATAACTCCAAGCTCTCCAATGGCTGATTATACCGATATGTGGGCGGCACAGGGCAAGAAAAATTTATTTGGTATGCCGGTTAAAGTAGTAGAAATGCAAAGCGAGGGTGGTGCAGCTGGAACGGTGCATGGCTCACTTCAAGTTGGTGCTTTGACCACTACTTATACGGCTTCTCAAGGACTTTTGCTAAAAATTCCAAATATGTATAAGATATCCGGACAGCTCCTACCCGGTGTCATACACGTAAGTGCTAGATCGTTAGCAGCTCAAGCTCTTTCTATATTTGGCGATCATCAAGATATCTACGCCTGTCGTCAAACTGGCTGGGCTATGCTTGCAAGCGGATCAGTGCAAGAGGTTATGGATATAGCCGGTGTCGCTCACCTTGCAGCTATCAAAGGTCGTGTGCCATTTATGCACTTCTTTGATGGGTTTAGAACGAGCCACGAGATTCAAAAGATAGAGGTGATTGACTATTCTCATTTTGATAGACTGCTTGATAAAGATGCAGTGCAAAGATTCCGCAACGAAGCACTTAATCCAGAAAGCCCAAAGACACGCGGAACTGCACAAAACGATGATATCTACTTTCAAACTCGTGAGCTTTCAAACCGCTTTTATGACGCTGTGCCTGATATAGTGGCTGAGTATTTAGCAGAAATTTCAAAAATAACTGGGCGTGACTATAAGCCATTTAACTACTACGGACACCCAGAAGCTGATCGCGTTGTAGTCGCGATGGGTTCAGTTACTCAAACACTTGAAGAAGTTATCGATCACTTAAATGCAAATGGCGAGAAGGTTGGTGTTATCAAGGTGCATTTATATCGTCCATTTAGTCTAAAATACTTATTTAACGTTGTGCCAAATTCAGTCAAAAAGATCGCTGTTCTTGACCGTACCAAGGAGCCAGGTAGTCTTGGCGAGCCACTATATCTTGATATAAAAGCAGCATTTTATGGACGTGAAAATGCACCTGTGATCGTGGGTGGTAGATATGGACTAAGTTCAAAAGATGTTGATCCAGCTCAGATGATAGCTGTTTATGAAAATTTAAAAGCTACAAAGCCTAAAAATGGCTTTACAGTTGGTATTATAGATGATGTTACATTTACTTCACTTGATGTTGGCAAGAAAATTTCTCTTAGTGACGAAGGCGTCAAAGAGTGTCTATTTTATGGACTTGGTGCAGACGGCACTGTCGGAGCAAACAAAAACTCTATAAAAATAATTGGTGATAAAACCGACCTTTACGCACAGGCGTATTTTGCTTACGATAGTAAAAAATCCGGTGGCTACACACGCTCTCACTTGCGTTTTGGTAAAAATCCTATCCGTTCAACCTACCTTGTTTCAAACCCACACTTTGTGGCATGTTCAGTCGCTGCGTATCTTGACATTTACGATGTTGTTGACGGTATACGCGAAGGTGGAACGTTTTTACTAAACTCCATTTGGGACGCTGATGAGACGGTTGCTAAAATCCCATCTAGAGTAAAGCAAATTTTAGCTGCAAAAAAAGTAAATTTTTACATCATAAATGCGACCAAACTAGCCCACGATATCGGACTTAAAAATCGCACAAACACCATAATGCAATCAGCATTTTTTAAACTAGCTGAGATTATACCGTTTGATGAAGCACAAAAATATATGAAAGAATACGCCCATAAAGCCTATGCTAAAAAAGGCGAAGCGATCGTAGAGATGAACTATAAGGCGATCGATGTTGGAGCAAATGGACTCATTAAGGTCTCCATCGATCCGGCATGGGTAAATTTAAAATTTGATACTAGTCAAAGTGTAGCATATAAAGGCACCGACTTTGTTGAAAAGGTCGTAAAACCCATAAATGCCGCAAAAGGTGATACTCTGCCTGTTTCTGCATTTTTAGGATATGAGGATGGACACTTTGAGGCTGGAACTACTGCTTATGAAAAGCGTGGTGTAGGTGTTATGGTACCAAAATGGATAGAAGAAAACTGCATTCAATGCAACCAGTGTGCTTTTGTCTGTCCGCACGCTGTTATACGCCCATTTTTGATAAATGACGATGAGCTAAATGCGGCACCACAAAGTATACAAGATCACGTCCTAGATGCTAAAGGCAAGGAGCTAAAAGGGCTTAAATATAAAATTCAAGTCAGCCCACTTGATTGCACAGGCTGTGAGCTGTGTGCTCAAAACTGCCCAAGCAAAGAAAAATCGCTCGTTATGGTGCCACTTGGCGAAGAGCTAAATAAAAACGAGCAGGTAAATGCGGATTATCTATTTAAACAAGTAACTTACAAAGATGATCTTATGAGCAAAGAGAGTGTGAAAGGCTCAAGTTTTGCACAGCCTTTGTTTGAGTTTCACGGAGCTTGTCCGGGTTGTGGCGAGACTCCATATATTGGATTAGTAACGCGACTATTTGGCGATCGTATGATCGTGGCAAACGCGACAGGCTGTAGCTCTATTTACGGAGGTTCTGCACCATCTACACCATATACGACAAATAGGGACGGTCATGGAGTTGCGTGGGCAAATTCACTATTTGAAGACAATGCTGAGTTTGGTATGGGTATGAAAGTTGCAACTGAAACGATACGTCACCGCATAGAAGATATAATGTTACGCACAAAAGACGTCGCTCCTAACGCACTATCAGCCCTTTACACCGACTGGCTAACACACAAAACAGACGGAGCAAAAACAGCCCAGATAGCTAAAGTCTTAGTGCCGATATTAGAGCAAAATTTAGACGTTGATGGCGTAAAAGAAATTTTAAGTCTCAAAAAATATCTTGTAAAAAAATCCCATTGGATAATCGGGGGAGATGGCTGGGCTTATGACATCGGATTTGGCGGACTTGACCATGTTTTAGCAAGTGGCGAAAACGTCAATGTACTTGTGCTAGATACAGAAGTGTATTCAAATACTGGTGGCCAAAGTTCAAAGTCAAGCCGTGCTGGCTCGATAGCACAATTTACCGCTTCAGGTAAACCAATGCAAAAAAAAGACTTAGGTTACATAGCGATGACTTACGGCAATATCTTTGTTGCTCAAATAAACTCAAACGCATCTCAGGCAAACACGATAAAAGCCATCGCAGCAGCTGAAGCTTATGATGGACCAAGTCTTGTCATAGCCTACTCACCTTGTATCGCTCACGGTATAAAAGGTGGCTTGACACAATCTGGCGATCAAGCAGAACTAGCCACAAAATGTGGCTACTGGCCGACTTATATCTATGAACCAGATCTTAGGCTACAAGGCAAAAATCCGCTTAAAATCACATCCAAAGAGCCAGACTGGTCGCTTTATAAAGAATTTTTACTAAACGAAGTGCGATATAGTGCGTTGGTAAAAAGCAATCCAGAACACGCTGATGAATTACTAATCAAAAACAAACAGGATGCACAACGTCGCTATCGTCAGCTAAAACGCCTATCCATAGCTGATTTTAGTGATGAGATCGAAGCGGAAAATAGCGTAGAACAACTCGCATAG
- a CDS encoding class I SAM-dependent methyltransferase, translated as MCELAMYWGRGVEWENREFEDENSFNFTKLPIMRQSSLFGKALYVPFYVKNIIADFLIDAYDKTGPYDAIVELGCGYGRNLFDIFYRGGPIDVAYYGGEFTQSGVQIATELAAATPNMNIKFFHFNHLNPEISFLTSEIKRAFVFTCHTIEQVTMIPDNWFEVVASIASHVRCIHLEPFGFQVRTLGETTKLQKEMFNENQWNLNFIDALKSAVSKGTIVLDDTILENSLSDDPINSTSIAVWHSNLNTK; from the coding sequence ATGTGTGAGCTTGCTATGTATTGGGGTAGAGGCGTTGAATGGGAGAATAGAGAGTTTGAAGACGAAAATTCATTCAATTTTACGAAACTTCCTATAATGCGTCAAAGTTCACTATTTGGAAAGGCTCTTTATGTGCCATTTTATGTAAAAAATATTATAGCAGATTTTCTCATAGATGCCTATGATAAAACTGGTCCGTACGACGCTATAGTCGAGCTTGGTTGCGGATATGGTAGAAATTTATTTGATATTTTTTATCGTGGCGGTCCTATTGATGTGGCGTATTATGGCGGGGAATTTACTCAAAGCGGAGTGCAGATAGCAACGGAGTTAGCTGCAGCTACGCCAAATATGAATATAAAATTTTTCCATTTTAATCACCTTAATCCAGAAATAAGTTTTCTAACAAGTGAGATAAAACGTGCATTTGTGTTTACTTGTCATACGATAGAGCAAGTAACTATGATACCTGATAATTGGTTTGAAGTGGTAGCATCTATCGCTTCACATGTGCGTTGCATACACCTTGAACCATTTGGTTTTCAAGTGAGAACTTTGGGAGAGACAACAAAACTTCAAAAAGAGATGTTTAATGAAAATCAATGGAATTTAAATTTTATAGATGCATTAAAAAGTGCTGTTTCAAAAGGCACTATCGTGTTAGATGATACGATACTTGAAAATAGCCTATCTGATGATCCTATAAATTCAACCTCAATAGCAGTTTGGCACTCAAATTTAAATACAAAATAA
- the dcuC gene encoding C4-dicarboxylate transporter DcuC, giving the protein MLGIIIGIIILIAVGWAIVKGKYAPLVLFASGVFMLVCSAILKTGKFMPKKAMPTGNEYLDIIEYIRYMFSNTMAELGLLIMFMVGFANYMTHIGANDAFVSMTTKRLTKIKNPYFMIFAAFAIAKLISMVITSAAGLGVLCLALLGPVLISLGLNKMTIGSICCMSGAASMVLIGASTAAAAKATQLSILDYVFTYKIPAALPTSIVIGIALVFWNKYLDKKEGWICSEHIGESLDFSENVKRPDESAPKIYAILPFLPMILVVVFSEYCLASIKLNISAIILLSVIIAIFCEIIRYKFKFNPIADGLKAFFQAMGKSLSGVVVLIVAAGVFAQGFKALGMLDSIVSLANTLGFGGLGMSILFVIITTLVTIIAGSNGASFYPLIEMVPHIASKLNVSSVMLVLPMHQASTIARPLSPVSGVVVAIAGMLKCSPLELVKRCSVPAVAGLVSHHIFVFLLSL; this is encoded by the coding sequence ATGCTTGGTATTATCATCGGTATTATCATATTGATAGCTGTTGGTTGGGCGATAGTTAAAGGCAAATACGCACCGCTCGTGCTTTTTGCCTCTGGTGTTTTTATGTTGGTTTGTTCCGCTATATTAAAAACTGGAAAATTTATGCCAAAAAAAGCGATGCCAACTGGTAACGAATACTTAGATATTATCGAGTATATACGTTATATGTTTTCAAACACTATGGCAGAGCTTGGTTTGCTTATTATGTTTATGGTTGGCTTTGCTAACTATATGACTCACATCGGTGCAAACGATGCGTTTGTATCCATGACTACAAAACGTCTTACAAAGATAAAAAATCCATACTTTATGATATTTGCAGCATTTGCAATTGCAAAGCTAATTAGCATGGTTATTACTAGTGCTGCTGGACTTGGTGTATTATGCCTAGCACTCCTTGGACCTGTATTGATCTCTCTTGGGCTTAATAAAATGACAATTGGTTCAATATGTTGTATGTCAGGGGCTGCTTCAATGGTATTAATCGGAGCTTCAACGGCTGCTGCTGCAAAAGCAACGCAACTTTCTATACTAGATTATGTCTTTACATATAAAATTCCAGCCGCTCTACCAACGTCTATTGTTATAGGTATCGCACTTGTTTTTTGGAATAAATATTTAGATAAAAAAGAGGGTTGGATTTGTAGCGAGCATATCGGCGAGAGTTTGGATTTTAGTGAAAATGTAAAACGCCCAGATGAGAGTGCTCCTAAAATTTATGCTATATTGCCATTTTTGCCGATGATACTTGTTGTTGTATTTTCTGAGTATTGCCTAGCTTCAATAAAGCTAAATATCTCAGCCATTATCCTATTATCGGTAATCATTGCGATATTTTGTGAAATAATAAGATACAAATTTAAATTTAATCCGATAGCCGATGGGCTAAAAGCATTTTTTCAAGCTATGGGTAAAAGCCTTAGTGGCGTTGTAGTGCTTATCGTTGCTGCTGGTGTTTTTGCACAAGGATTTAAAGCACTAGGGATGCTTGATAGTATCGTAAGTCTAGCAAATACTTTAGGCTTTGGCGGACTTGGAATGTCAATCTTATTTGTCATCATTACAACACTAGTTACCATTATAGCTGGTTCAAATGGTGCTAGTTTTTATCCGCTTATCGAAATGGTGCCACATATAGCTTCAAAACTAAACGTCAGCTCCGTAATGCTTGTTTTACCAATGCATCAAGCCTCAACTATAGCTCGTCCACTATCGCCAGTATCAGGCGTAGTAGTGGCTATAGCTGGTATGTTAAAATGCAGCCCTTTAGAGCTAGTTAAACGTTGTAGTGTGCCTGCTGTTGCCGGTCTTGTAAGTCACCATATATTTGTATTTTTACTATCACTTTAA
- a CDS encoding M3 family metallopeptidase, whose amino-acid sequence MNEILPKWTFDDVYIDFENDKFIQSLKDADEIINKIYKGINEMESITTMIDLYELAFDKLSSLKAFCRCKLSENTKDDRVAINEDKISKSLAMLDEIRQILFNKMDALSINDKIWHSPQLERWKFLYDEYKNSWKKSLNDQNLNELKQSNFIPLYSIFTHLNNLISIKAEDKNSDLNTYNLSKCSGILKGSPDAILRKNISDGLNSHYEKFSPIYIDVLNMLQGFRLNEFKVANIDPFTPSFQQNRISSEAINAMYKALFDNVNNIRQAVSLRAKFLNKDRLSSYDLLAPSPFSSKELIPYKTAIFTIKSALNTLSPQIGNFIDMMIKNRWIEAQNRNDKAGGAFYTRFNEFKQPRVFTSYMGTQAHMIQQAHELGHAWHYWIMRDMPTIKTEFPMSLAEIASTFNEAVLRDYLQQNSYDDTLFFDILWQELKSAANFMLHIMVRYDFEISFIKFRSEKILTSAKVQELLANAWRKWYGDTTDDIELFLPYFKLHFYKTDQYIYNYPYAVGYLISQFLINKFREDGDKFIDIYKPFLRDCGCMSVDDIILKHFKKDIKSTDFWSECINSAMIYIDKFKSIQNSIKFKN is encoded by the coding sequence ATGAATGAAATTTTACCCAAATGGACATTTGATGATGTCTATATAGATTTTGAAAATGATAAATTTATACAATCACTCAAAGATGCAGATGAGATTATAAATAAAATTTATAAAGGTATAAATGAGATGGAGTCTATTACAACTATGATAGACTTATATGAATTGGCTTTTGATAAGCTAAGCTCACTCAAAGCATTTTGTCGTTGTAAGCTAAGCGAAAACACCAAAGACGATCGAGTAGCCATCAATGAAGATAAAATATCAAAAAGCCTTGCTATGCTTGATGAGATAAGACAAATTTTATTTAATAAAATGGATGCATTATCAATTAATGATAAAATTTGGCACTCGCCACAACTTGAACGTTGGAAATTTTTATATGATGAGTATAAAAATAGCTGGAAAAAATCTTTAAATGACCAAAATTTAAACGAATTAAAACAGAGTAATTTTATACCGCTATATAGTATTTTTACTCATTTAAACAACCTTATAAGCATTAAGGCAGAGGATAAAAATAGCGATTTAAATACATACAATCTCTCAAAATGCAGCGGTATTTTAAAGGGTAGCCCAGATGCAATTTTAAGAAAAAATATCTCTGATGGGCTAAATAGTCATTATGAAAAATTTTCTCCCATATATATCGATGTATTAAATATGTTACAAGGTTTTAGGCTAAATGAGTTTAAAGTAGCAAATATCGATCCTTTTACGCCAAGTTTTCAACAAAATAGGATAAGCTCTGAAGCGATAAATGCAATGTATAAAGCACTTTTTGATAATGTTAATAACATTAGACAAGCTGTAAGTCTACGTGCTAAATTTTTAAATAAAGATAGACTATCAAGCTATGATCTATTAGCACCTTCGCCATTTTCTAGCAAAGAACTTATACCATATAAAACTGCTATTTTTACTATAAAATCAGCCTTAAATACATTAAGCCCTCAAATAGGTAATTTTATAGATATGATGATAAAAAATCGTTGGATAGAGGCTCAAAATAGAAACGATAAAGCTGGTGGAGCGTTTTATACTAGATTTAACGAATTTAAGCAACCTCGGGTATTTACAAGCTATATGGGAACTCAAGCCCATATGATACAACAAGCCCACGAGCTAGGACATGCTTGGCACTACTGGATAATGCGTGATATGCCAACAATTAAGACTGAATTTCCTATGTCTTTAGCCGAGATAGCCAGCACTTTTAATGAAGCCGTTTTAAGGGATTATCTACAGCAAAATAGCTACGACGATACACTTTTTTTTGATATATTATGGCAAGAGCTTAAATCTGCAGCAAATTTTATGCTCCATATTATGGTTAGATATGACTTTGAGATATCTTTTATAAAATTTAGAAGTGAAAAAATTTTAACATCAGCAAAAGTACAAGAACTACTTGCTAATGCGTGGCGTAAATGGTATGGTGATACAACTGATGACATCGAGCTTTTCTTACCATATTTTAAACTACATTTTTACAAAACAGATCAATATATTTATAACTATCCATATGCAGTTGGCTATCTAATATCACAATTTTTGATTAACAAATTTAGAGAAGATGGAGATAAATTCATTGATATATATAAGCCATTTTTACGTGATTGTGGATGTATGAGCGTAGATGATATTATACTAAAACACTTTAAAAAGGATATAAAATCGACTGATTTTTGGTCTGAATGTATAAATAGTGCTATGATTTATATAGATAAATTTAAATCAATACAAAATAGTATTAAATTTAAAAATTAG
- a CDS encoding DUF2325 domain-containing protein, with protein MSVLVIGADEITPIKAVLKDLGAQKIEHWDARNENRVNRKPIPQDTECVVMLTSFLNHNTMKTIKTQAKKRNIPIVCAKRSVSCVFCEYCKVFGLDKEFGCKVE; from the coding sequence ATGTCAGTATTAGTCATAGGTGCCGATGAGATAACACCAATAAAAGCGGTATTAAAAGATCTTGGAGCACAAAAAATAGAACATTGGGATGCCAGAAATGAAAATCGTGTAAATCGCAAACCTATCCCTCAAGACACCGAGTGCGTAGTGATGCTAACAAGCTTCTTAAATCACAATACAATGAAAACGATAAAAACTCAAGCTAAAAAACGCAACATACCAATCGTATGTGCCAAAAGAAGTGTTAGTTGCGTATTTTGCGAGTATTGCAAAGTCTTTGGGCTAGATAAGGAATTCGGATGCAAAGTAGAATAA
- the fldA gene encoding flavodoxin FldA: MIGIVFGSSMGNTEEAAQFLSENLGLENEVLNVTDVDADKINSYDKLILGTSTWGSGDLQDDWDAFNFDGLKLTGKTVAVFGMGDSESYSDEYCNGMAKLYDAIVAKGAKPVGAVSTDGYTFDSSDSVRDGKFVGLALDADNESEKTEGRILAWIEQIKPLFA, from the coding sequence ATGATAGGTATTGTTTTTGGTAGCAGTATGGGAAATACTGAAGAGGCTGCTCAATTTTTAAGTGAAAATTTGGGTCTAGAAAACGAAGTTTTAAACGTTACAGATGTCGATGCAGACAAGATCAATAGCTATGACAAGCTAATACTTGGCACATCTACCTGGGGTAGTGGTGATCTACAAGATGATTGGGATGCATTTAACTTTGATGGATTAAAGCTTACTGGTAAAACAGTAGCGGTTTTTGGTATGGGTGATAGCGAAAGCTACTCTGATGAATACTGCAATGGTATGGCAAAACTTTATGATGCTATAGTGGCTAAAGGAGCAAAACCTGTTGGAGCAGTTAGCACTGACGGTTACACTTTTGATAGTTCAGATTCGGTAAGAGATGGTAAATTTGTAGGTCTTGCGCTTGACGCCGATAACGAAAGCGAAAAGACTGAGGGTAGAATCCTTGCATGGATAGAACAGATAAAACCGCTTTTTGCTTAA
- a CDS encoding HAD family hydrolase, whose translation MKKTIFFDLDGTLIDSTPAILGGFDAAFKAHSRKTPNHDNVKSFVGHPLSIMFAKLGVEEHLIDDFIIAYKSHYEKVYLSQTTLLPFAKEALALANEFADIGVVTTKTSKFSIILLKYLGIAKYVKTIVGRDDVTHPKPNAEPINLALSRLNKDSAECRKWTFMIGDTCMDMNAAKSANVNGIALLCGYGSLKNLQCCSDKICNNPLEAIEYIKNI comes from the coding sequence TTGAAAAAAACTATATTTTTTGATCTTGATGGTACTTTGATAGACTCAACTCCTGCTATACTCGGTGGATTTGATGCGGCTTTTAAAGCACATTCAAGGAAAACTCCTAACCACGACAATGTAAAGTCTTTTGTGGGCCATCCACTTAGTATAATGTTTGCCAAACTTGGAGTAGAAGAACATTTAATAGATGATTTTATAATAGCTTATAAGAGCCATTATGAAAAGGTTTATCTATCCCAAACTACACTTTTACCGTTTGCAAAAGAGGCTTTAGCATTAGCAAATGAGTTTGCCGATATTGGTGTGGTAACTACAAAAACTTCTAAATTTTCTATTATCTTGCTTAAATATCTAGGTATCGCAAAATACGTTAAAACCATTGTTGGACGAGATGATGTTACGCATCCAAAGCCAAACGCTGAACCTATAAATTTAGCTCTTTCTAGACTTAATAAAGATAGTGCAGAGTGTCGCAAATGGACTTTTATGATAGGCGATACTTGTATGGATATGAATGCAGCAAAATCAGCTAATGTCAATGGTATAGCACTACTTTGTGGTTATGGTAGCCTTAAAAATTTACAATGTTGTTCTGATAAAATTTGCAATAATCCTCTAGAAGCGATTGAATACATAAAAAATATATAA
- a CDS encoding OmpA family protein: MKKIALAMVAATALFASNAAYNYEITPTISGVHPEDNLGTDEHLAIGIRAARNLEDFFIDQIELGVDYSHKVTESVLKKGQQLENKGRTLRYYVNAVKDIVTFDKIGLYGLIGLGYEDVPSQFIDNEDGGFGQYGFGVRYQVTDVFALKLEARDAIKFEKADHNFFYTLGFGIGIDSKMAPVVAAAPVVTATAPVVLDDDNDGVLNDVDKCPNTPAGVVVDENGCEKVIVLRDLGVNFAFDSYKVSPTYATEIKKVADFMAKNDGYRVLLAGHTDSVGAEAYNQKLSEKRAEAVAKTLEDFGVSADKITTVGYGETRPVATNKTKEGRAENRRVEATFNK, encoded by the coding sequence ATGAAAAAGATTGCTTTAGCTATGGTTGCTGCGACTGCACTTTTTGCGTCAAATGCAGCATACAACTATGAGATTACTCCAACTATAAGTGGGGTTCATCCAGAGGATAACCTCGGAACAGACGAGCATTTAGCTATTGGTATAAGAGCTGCTAGAAATCTAGAGGACTTCTTTATAGACCAAATCGAGCTAGGTGTTGATTACTCACACAAAGTAACAGAAAGTGTATTAAAAAAAGGTCAACAACTAGAGAATAAGGGTCGTACTCTTAGATATTATGTAAATGCTGTCAAAGATATCGTAACATTCGATAAAATTGGACTTTATGGACTAATTGGTCTTGGTTATGAAGACGTTCCATCACAATTTATTGATAATGAAGATGGTGGTTTTGGCCAATATGGTTTTGGTGTCAGATATCAAGTAACAGATGTCTTTGCTCTTAAATTAGAGGCAAGAGATGCTATTAAATTTGAGAAAGCTGATCATAACTTCTTCTACACACTAGGATTTGGTATTGGCATTGACTCTAAGATGGCTCCAGTTGTAGCTGCCGCTCCAGTTGTAACTGCAACCGCACCAGTAGTTCTTGATGATGATAACGATGGCGTATTAAACGATGTTGATAAATGCCCTAATACTCCGGCAGGCGTTGTTGTAGATGAGAATGGTTGTGAGAAAGTTATCGTTCTTAGAGATCTAGGCGTAAATTTTGCATTTGATAGCTACAAAGTAAGTCCAACTTATGCTACTGAGATTAAAAAAGTAGCTGACTTTATGGCTAAAAATGATGGCTATAGGGTACTTCTAGCTGGACATACAGATAGTGTTGGTGCTGAAGCTTATAACCAAAAACTATCTGAAAAAAGAGCAGAGGCAGTTGCTAAGACTCTCGAAGATTTTGGCGTAAGTGCTGATAAGATAACAACAGTTGGTTATGGCGAGACCAGACCAGTTGCTACAAATAAAACAAAAGAAGGTCGTGCTGAAAACAGACGTGTTGAAGCTACTTTCAATAAATAA
- the rpsI gene encoding 30S ribosomal protein S9 encodes MATVYATGKRKTAIAKVWIKSGSGKIVVNGMDLNTWLGGHEAIKLKVVQPLVATKQESLIDITATTLGGGYSAQAEALRHGISRALAAMDADFRAALKPKGLLTRDSRVVERKKFGKRKARRSPQFSKR; translated from the coding sequence ATGGCAACAGTTTATGCAACAGGAAAGAGAAAAACGGCGATTGCTAAGGTTTGGATAAAATCAGGTAGTGGTAAAATCGTAGTAAATGGAATGGATCTTAACACTTGGTTGGGCGGACATGAGGCGATAAAGCTAAAAGTAGTTCAGCCACTAGTAGCTACAAAACAAGAGAGTCTAATAGATATAACTGCTACGACCTTGGGCGGTGGATACTCAGCTCAAGCAGAGGCATTAAGACATGGAATTTCACGTGCATTAGCTGCTATGGACGCTGATTTTAGAGCGGCACTAAAACCAAAAGGGTTGCTAACTCGCGATTCGCGTGTTGTTGAGCGCAAGAAATTTGGTAAGAGAAAAGCAAGACGTAGTCCTCAATTCTCTAAACGTTAA